The following proteins are encoded in a genomic region of Pan troglodytes isolate AG18354 chromosome 2, NHGRI_mPanTro3-v2.0_pri, whole genome shotgun sequence:
- the TNFSF10 gene encoding tumor necrosis factor ligand superfamily member 10 has translation MAMMEVQGGPSLGQTCVLIVVFTVLLQSLCVAVTYVYFTNELKQMQDKYSKSGIACFLKEDDSYWDPNDEDSMNSPCWQVKWQLRQLVRKMILRTSEETISTVQEKQQNISPLVRERGPQRVAAHITGTRGRSNTLSSPNSKNEKALGHKINSWESSRSGHSFLSNLHLRNGELVIHEKGFYYIYSQTYFRFQEEIKENTKNDKQMVQYIYKYTSYPDPILLMKSARNSCWSKDAEYGLYSIYQGGIFELKENDRIFVSVTNEHLIDMDHEASFFGAFLVG, from the exons ATGGCTATGATGGAGGTCCAGGGGGGACCCAGCCTGGGACAGACCTGCGTGCTGATCGTGGTCTTCACAGTGCTCCTGCAGTCTCTCTGTGTGGCTGTAACTTACGTGTACTTTACCAACGAGCTGAAGCAG ATGCAGGACAAGTACTCCAAAAGTGGCATTGCttgtttcttaaaagaagatgaCAGTTATTGGGACCCCAATGACGAAGACAGTATGAACAGCCCCTGCTGGCAAGTCAAGTGGCAACTCCGTCAGCTCGTTAGAAAG ATGATTTTGAGAACCTCTGAGGAAACCATTTCTACAGTTCAAG aaaagcaacaaaatattTCTCCCCTAGTGAGAGAAAGAGGTCCTCAGAGAGTAGCAGCTCACATAACTGGAACCAGAGGAAGAAGCAACACATTGTCTTCTCCAA ACTCCAAGAATGAAAAGGCTCTGGGCCACAAAATAAACTCCTGGGAATCATCAAGGAGTGGGCATTCATTCCTGAGCAACTTGCACTTGAGGAATGGCGAACTGGTCATCCATGAAAAAGGGTTTTACTACATCTATTCCCAAACATACTTTCGATTTcaggaggaaataaaagaaaacacaaagaacgACAAACAAATGGTCcaatatatttacaaatacacAAGTTATCCTGACCCTATATTGTTGATGAAAAGCGCTAGAAATAGTTGTTGGTCTAAAGATGCAGAATATGGACTCTATTCCATCTATCAAGGGGGAATATTTGAGCTTaaggaaaatgacagaatttttgtttctgtaacaAATGAGCACTTGATAGACATGGACCATGAAGCCAGTTTTTTCGGGGCCTTTTTAGTTGGCTAA
- the TNFSF10 gene encoding tumor necrosis factor ligand superfamily member 10 isoform X1: MAMMEVQGGPSLGQTCVLIVVFTVLLQSLCVAVTYVYFTNELKQMQDKYSKSGIACFLKEDDSYWDPNDEDSMNSPCWQVKWQLRQLVRKTPRMKRLWATK; encoded by the exons ATGGCTATGATGGAGGTCCAGGGGGGACCCAGCCTGGGACAGACCTGCGTGCTGATCGTGGTCTTCACAGTGCTCCTGCAGTCTCTCTGTGTGGCTGTAACTTACGTGTACTTTACCAACGAGCTGAAGCAG ATGCAGGACAAGTACTCCAAAAGTGGCATTGCttgtttcttaaaagaagatgaCAGTTATTGGGACCCCAATGACGAAGACAGTATGAACAGCCCCTGCTGGCAAGTCAAGTGGCAACTCCGTCAGCTCGTTAGAAAG ACTCCAAGAATGAAAAGGCTCTGGGCCACAAAATAA
- the TNFSF10 gene encoding tumor necrosis factor ligand superfamily member 10 isoform X2 encodes MAMMEVQGGPSLGQTCVLIVVFTVLLQSLCVAVTYVYFTNELKQFAENDCQRLMSGQQTGSLLPS; translated from the exons ATGGCTATGATGGAGGTCCAGGGGGGACCCAGCCTGGGACAGACCTGCGTGCTGATCGTGGTCTTCACAGTGCTCCTGCAGTCTCTCTGTGTGGCTGTAACTTACGTGTACTTTACCAACGAGCTGAAGCAG TTTGCAGAAAATGATTGCCAGAGACTAATGTCTGGGCAGCAGACAGGGTCATTGCTGCCATCTTGA